In the genome of Gordonia rubripertincta, one region contains:
- a CDS encoding YgfZ/GcvT domain-containing protein: MSRSPILTRHSEGGAVPGPGEFHSSETPWHFGDPLGEQRAAATGVIVVDRSDRAVIEIPGEERLSWLHTISSQHIAALPDRRSAENLSLDANGRVEEHFVLTDIDGITWVDTEGARGDALAGFLSKMVFWAKAQPAPRTNMKVLTLVGPGAVTGPVAELLEIPADADVYQAGNLPETHHEDEPLGFWRRMPPLGENRDLPVVDLVLPEFVLLRWWDALVEAGARMAGSWAYDALRVAARRPRLGADTDERTIPHEVDWIGGPAEQGAVHLDKGCYRGQETVARVHNLGKSPRRLVLLHLDGSSDQRPTTGDPVTAGGRTVGRLGTVIDHYEWGPIALALVKRNIGADVELTIGTEEPVSARIDPDSIREDDHVQAGRAAIERLRSGSATPGA; this comes from the coding sequence GTGAGCCGTTCACCCATCCTGACCAGGCATTCCGAGGGCGGGGCGGTCCCCGGCCCCGGCGAGTTCCACTCATCGGAGACCCCGTGGCACTTCGGTGATCCACTCGGGGAACAGCGAGCCGCCGCCACCGGGGTCATCGTCGTCGACCGCTCGGACCGCGCCGTCATCGAGATCCCCGGCGAGGAGCGCCTGAGCTGGCTGCACACCATCTCGAGCCAGCACATCGCCGCACTCCCCGACCGCCGGAGCGCAGAGAACCTGTCTCTCGACGCCAACGGCCGCGTCGAGGAGCACTTCGTTTTGACCGACATCGACGGCATCACCTGGGTCGACACCGAGGGCGCGCGCGGTGATGCCCTCGCCGGGTTCCTCTCCAAGATGGTGTTCTGGGCCAAGGCGCAGCCGGCCCCGCGGACCAACATGAAGGTCCTCACCCTCGTCGGCCCCGGCGCGGTGACCGGACCGGTCGCCGAGCTGCTCGAGATCCCCGCCGACGCGGACGTCTACCAGGCGGGCAACCTGCCGGAGACGCACCATGAGGACGAGCCGCTGGGGTTCTGGCGACGGATGCCGCCACTCGGCGAGAACCGGGACCTGCCGGTAGTCGACCTCGTCCTCCCCGAGTTCGTCCTGCTTCGCTGGTGGGACGCGCTCGTCGAGGCCGGCGCCCGGATGGCCGGCAGCTGGGCGTACGACGCGCTACGCGTCGCGGCCCGCCGTCCCCGCCTCGGCGCCGACACCGACGAACGGACGATCCCGCACGAGGTCGACTGGATCGGTGGACCGGCCGAGCAGGGCGCCGTCCATCTCGACAAGGGCTGCTACCGCGGCCAGGAGACGGTCGCCCGGGTCCACAACCTCGGCAAGTCGCCGCGACGCCTGGTGCTGCTGCATCTCGACGGGAGCTCGGATCAGCGGCCGACGACCGGCGATCCGGTCACCGCGGGCGGCCGCACCGTCGGCCGTCTCGGCACCGTCATCGACCACTACGAGTGGGGTCCCATCGCTCTTGCGCTCGTCAAGCGCAACATCGGTGCGGACGTCGAACTGACGATCGGGACCGAGGAACCGGTGAGTGCACGCATCGACCCGGACTCCATCCGCGAGGACGATCACGTCCAGGCCGGGCGCGCCGCCATCGAACGGTTGCGCAGCGGCTCGGCCACCCCGGGCGCCTGA